The DNA sequence GGGGGGCGGTCGTTTGACCGCCCCCTTTTCAGTAGAGCACCCCGACTTCCTGGACTTCGGGGGTGACCGCGGGATCGGCCGTGGTCAGCGTCAGGCGAAGCCTGAGGTAACGCCCCGAGACTCCTGGGAGGTTGGCCACGTTCTTGCCCTGGGCCGAGGTCCCCGTCACCAGGTTCCAGCCGCCCCAGGTCAGCGCGTCGCTCGAGGTCGCCGTCTCGACCGCTACTTGGGTCGATGCCGGCAGGCTCGCGACGTCCCAGTACGCCGAACCCCACGTGACGGCGCCTCCCGCGTCTAGTGCGGGCGTCACGTAGCTGCCCGAGACCGAGTAGACCGGGGTGTCCGGCTGGCGATGCCCCGTCAGGCGCAGCGCGCCGCTGGCATCGCGGGGGTTGACGCCCTGGAAGCGCTGAATGCGCCCGTTGAAGTAGTCGGCGATGAGCAGGGCCCCGTCCGGCATGAAGCCTATCTGGCGCATGTCTCGGAACTGGCCCGGCCCGGACCCGTAGCTTCCGAACTGGCTGAGACGCTCGCCGCTAGGGGAAAACACGCCGATGGTGTTGCTCGCCCCCGAGTAGGGGGCCCCCGCGAGCACGCGCCCCCAGGGAGCGACCTGGATGGTATAGGCGTTGGCGCCGGTGGACCACTCGGTCACGTACGTTCCGTCGGGCTTCAGCTTCTGGATCCGGTTGTTCTGATGATCGACGGCGTACAGGAACCCCTCCGCATCGATCGAGAGGGTGTAGGAGCGCTTGAAGTAACGTGGCCCGGTGCTCGCGACCGGATTCGGGGCAGCGGTCCCCACGAACCACGTCGTGCCGTTGCCGACCCCCTGAAGAAACTGGCCGCTCGGATTGAACTTCTGGAGCCGATAGTTGATGGCATCCCCCACCCAGATGTTGCCCTGGGGATCCTGCGCGAGCCCATGCGGCGAAGAGAAGGCGCCGTTGACGGATCCCGTGGCCGGAGCGGGGGCTGCGGTCCCCGTGAACCACGCCGTGCCGTTACCGAGGCCCATGACGAAGTTCCCGTTGGAATCGAAGCGCAGCACGCGGTGATTGGCGACGTCCGCGACCCAGACGTAGCCGTCGCGGTCCACCATGGTGCCGAGCGGATCGCTGAACCAGCCATTGAGGCTGCCCGTCGCCACCGGCGGCGGGGTGCTCGCGGGTCCCCACGCCTCTCCCTGCCCCCACGCGCGCACGAAATTGAAGTTGGAATCGAACTTCTGGATGCGATGGTTGCCGCGGTCCGCCACGTAGATGTTGCCCATGGCGTCGACCGCCGCCTTGTCGGGGTTATTGAACTCACCGTTCAGGCTGCCCGTCGCCCCGAACGACGAGAGGTAGGCAAACTGGTTCGACTGGAACACCTCGATGTTGCTCGTGGTGGCTCCGTACTTCTCGAAATCCGCCATGGAGGTGAAGGCGGAGCGCGCGCCGAGCAACTGGGCGTCGTTGCCGGCTGGACCGCTCACCAGATCAGCCGCGCCGCTCCCTGCCGCCACCACCACCGAGAGGCTGAGGTTGAGCTGGTTGGCGCCGGAGGCGAGGGTGACGGGCAGCTTGCCCCAGCTCAGCATGGTCCCGGTGCCGTTGAGGCCTGCGTATCCCGCCGCATAAAGGGCGTAGCCGCCCCCCGAGGGCAAGCCTGTGAACGTGACCGTCGTGGCCCCGCCGGTGTTTACCGTCGCCGTCTGGTCCGGCACCCCGGCGTTGCGCAGCAGGACCTTCACCGACTGGGTGTTGCTCAGGATCGCCTGGGTGCGCTGCGGCAGCGCGACCCGGATGATCACCTGCGCGCTCCCTTGAGCCGCCCTCACGGCCTGAGCGGCATCCCCCGTGGCGGCCAAGGGGCGATCGACGATGCAGCCCCCGATCGCGAGCACCAGGGGCAACAGCGACCAGAGCCCGAGGGTGATGACGTTCACGGCCTTACGTTTCATGGCGCGATCCCCAGGTAGGTGCGGCGGATGTCGACGGACGATCGCTGCGCGTCCCAGACCTTCAGGCCATCCAGCGCCCCCTGTGGGTTCACCACCGAAAAGACGTTGACGCTCAGGAACTCGTTGCAGGCGAAGCTCAGCAGGTTGAGGGGCGACGCCCCGTTGATGCTCCCCGAAAAGGCTCCCGTCGCCACCTTCTCGCCGTCGAAGTACAGATCCTTGCCCTGCGGCCCCCACGTGATCGCGAGGTGGTGCCACTCGCCAGGCTTCCAGGGCTGCGAAGCGGGCGTCCAGGTCGTGGGGGCGTCCCAATCGAAGCCCGGGCCGCCATGGGTCCGCAGGGTGAGGGTCTCGCCGAGCTTGGCCAGGTACAGCACCGGCCACTTCGGGCTGTTCGTCCCGTCGATCGAGAGCAGCTTGAAATCGCCCTCGTTCCAGGCGTAGGTCGGCTGATACCAGAACGCGATCGCTCCCTGGCGCTTGTTGACGTAGCGATAGGCGTCGAAGGTCAGGCGATCGTGACCGGGCTCGCCTCCGTAGGGCGTGGCCTTGGGGCCCTGCTCCACCTGGAAGCCGTCGAACCAGACCGTGCCCGTCTTGTTCCGGAAGATGGGGCTCAGCGCGGCGGCGGTACAGGTGTTGAGGAAGGTGTGGGTCAGCGAGATCTGCGTCCAGTCGAAGGTCCCGACGGGGGCGGCCACGTGCCGCACGTCCACGCCGGAGAGCGAGGCATCGGGGAGGTAGGGATCCACGTAGAGGCCGAAGTCGGTGGAGCTCTGCGAGCCGCTGACGTTCTTGCCCTTGACCCAGACCGAGAAGGTGTAGGTCTTTCCCGCCTCGTAGGTGTAGGCGTGATTGAACTTGACGTACTCCGCGGTTCCGCTCGTGGTCTTGTCGATCTTCAGCGATCGCCCGTGGAACAGGGCATCCACGTCGAGCGAGTAGGTGGCGATGCTCGCCGCGGTCCGGCTCATCCCGTCCGGGATGCCGTCGGCGTCCGAATCCCGCTCGAAGCTGGAGTTGGCGAGCTGGTTGACGGTGCGGTCGATGAAGACGGCCGTGCCGCTGCGCCCCTCCACGGGGGTCACGCCGACGCTCTCACGGGCGTTGGCGAAGCCCTCGAGGACCAGGCTCCCCTGGGGGCGAAAATCGGTGGGAGCGCCTTCTTCGAGCTGGGCCGCATCCGCGTAGCACGTGGCGCCGACGGTCTGACCGATTCCCGTCCCGAATCGGATGAGGGCGATCGCCTTGGGGGTCGAGTACGCCGGGGTGAAGGTCCAGGAATAGCGCTGCCAGGCGGTGGTGAGGGTGAAGGCGTCGCTGCGCACCTCCAGGAACGGATCCTGGTAGTTGAAGGCGAGGGCGAGCTTCTCGCCCCCCGCGGCGCCCCGTGCATACACCGAGTAGGTGTATGCACGTCCCGCCTCGAGCTTGAGCGGCCAGCGATGGTCGGCACCGTTGTAGCCCTGGCCGAACCACGAGTCACCCGCGGCCGTGGCGGAAAAGCGCATGGCCTGGCGCCCCTCGTGAGGACTCAGCGTCTCGAAGGAGTACGTCGCCACTCCCGCGGCGGCATTCAGACGCCAGGGGGCGGGGTTTGCGCCCCCCTCCTCGAACCCGGCGTTCGCGAGCATGTTGCGGCTCTGATCCGCGAAAGAGAGGCGATACGCCCCGTCCGGGCCGGGACGGACGATCTGCACCGGATCGAGGTTCAACAGGAGCGCCTGGGAGACGAGGGACTCGACCGACCGGACCAGGAGCTCGGGCACGCTCGCCGTGAGGCCCGCCTGCTGGTGAACCCCGGTGACCGCATCCTTGCTCACCTTGCCGATCACGTCCGCGGCCCCGAGGCTCAGGTGGTCCCACAGGATGGCGACGGCCGTGGTCGTGGCCGAGAGCTGGATGGCGGTCCCCGAGACCGAGGTCCAGCCGCCCGCATTGAACTGAACCAGGGTCCGCAGCCGGAAGGCGGAGTTCGACGTCCCGCCCAGCGTCTTGCTCGACTCCAGCAGGTAGAGCGACCCGATGGTCGGGGTAAAGGTCCCCAGCGCCTGGACGGTGAAGGTGCCGTCCGGGGCGGTGATGCCCGTGCCCTTGGCCTGGAAGGTCGAGGGATCGATCAGGGTCACCGTGGCGTTGGCCCGCACCTGGCCCGCTGTCGCCTGGATGCCGTACCCCTCGGGCAACAGGACCTGCCCGGTCAGGACCGGTTGAGACGCCGGGGCAACGGCCGTCGAGACGGCCAGCGGCGTGGGGCGGCACCCGATCGCAAGCAAGGCGACAATCACGAGGCTCAAAGCAAGCCGTAGCTTCCGCATCGCCCTACTCCTGCACGAGGCCGCGCGCCGCGCGGGCGATCGCCTCGGGGCTCAGCGCCGCATCGCGGATCTGGAACCGATCGAAGACCGAATCGGCCGGGGTGTTCAGATTCGTGTCCGCCCCGACGGTGAGGGTGGCTCCCGGTCCGAAGTTGAGCGTCGCCCCCGGGTTGTCGTTCGAGAGGCCTCCGGCGGCCCGGCCGTCGAGGAACAGGCGTACGTCGCTGGTGGGGCCGTCCCAGGTCGCGGCGAGGTGGTGCCAGCGGCCCGCCTTGATCAGGGCGGCGGTATCGGGGAGCTCGAACCCGATGCGCCGGGTCTTGGTCTCGTCGCCCACCCCCGCGGTGACGTAGAAGTACAAGCGATTGCCGAACTTGTGCAGGCCGAAGTTGCACTCGGTGCCGCCCTGGACGCGCACCAGGCAATGGTCGATTCCGTCGTCGCCGTTCCAGTTCGGCTTGAACCAGAAGGAGATCGTGCCTCGCGTCGCGTTGAAGCGCCCCTTGGCGGGGAACACCGCCGGCGCGTTGGCGGGGATCAGGCGCTGGACGCGGTGATTCTGGTAATCCACCACCCACATCTTGCCGTCCGGTCCGAAGGAGAGGCCGCGCGGCTGCCGGAACTGACCGTTGCCGTAGCCCAAGCCCCCGTAGGCGCCGAGCAGAGCCCCGCTGGAGTCGAACTTCACGATCCGCGACGCCGTGGCCACGGTCGAGAACTCGGAGACCCACATGTTGCCGGCGTTGTCGAACTTCAGGTCGTCGGGTGCGGTCAGAACGCCGGCCCCGATCGTCGCGAGGTAGGATCCAGCCGAGGAAAAGCGCTGGATCCGGTTGTTCGCGCGATCGCAGACGTAGACGTCGCCGTTCGGGGCGAAGGCGAGCCCCGTGGGGCCCTTGAACTGGCCCGGGCCCGTGCCGAGACCCGAGCCGAGCGTCTGCATCAAGGCCGTCCCGTCGGCGCTGAAGCGAAGGACACGGTAGTTCAGGTAATCGGAGACCCAGAGGGTCCCGTCGGGGGCGATCGTGCCGTTGCTGGGATTCCAGAATTCCGAATTGAGGCTGCCCGAGGCCACGCTCCCCGGCGCGACGGTCCAGCGGCTGCCCTGGCCGATCCCGAAGAGGAAGTTGCCATTGGCGTCGAACTTCTGCAGGCGATGATTGGTGAGCTCGGTGGTCAGGAAATTCCCGTCCGGATCGAGGCTGATGCCGTGCGGCGAATCGAACTGGCCCGCCCCCGTGCCGAAGCTCCCGAAGGTCGAGATGAAGCGGCCGTCAGCGGCGAACTTCTGGATGCGATGGTTCTTCCACTCCGCCACCCAGACGGTCCCCCCTCGATCGACGGTGACGACGATCGGAGAGTCCATCAGCCCCGGGGCCGTTCCCTTTCCGCCGATTTGGCCGTCGAAGAGGGCGAGCGCGTTCGAAAAGGCGATCGCCGTCCCCCCGTCGCGGCCGGCGACGAGCGTGCTGCCGGTGCCGGACGCCGAGAGGGCATCCTCGAGATCGAAGAGCTGCCGCCCCTGCCCGCTTTGCAATTGCAAGCGATAAGTCGTATCCGAGGCGGTGTAGGTCAGCCACTTGACCGGGTCCAGGTTGGAGGCGAGCGCCTGGCTCACCAGGCCCGTCACCGTCGCCAGCTCGGTGGCCGTCACCCCGCCCGCGGGGGTGAAAACACCGGTCGAAGGGTTCAGGGCATCCAGCAGGCTCGTCCCCGCCACCGCTCGCAGGTCCTTGATGGCGGCAAGCGCCGTGGTCTGGGCGTTCAGGATCACCCCTGCCCCGCCGCCCTGCGAAGTCGTGCTGCCCGAGAGCGATCGCCACTTGCTGCCGTCCCAGCAGACCAGGGTGCGGAAGCGAAGTGCCGCACGATCGTTGGTCTTGTCGAAAGTCTTGAGCGCATCGAGCACGTAGACGGCATTGGTCGTGGGCGTCCAGCTCACGAAGGGGTTGAGGCCGAAGGCCCCCGAGGCGTCCGTCAGGCCGGTGGCCACCACCGTGTTGCTCGCATCGAGCAGGGTCACCGTCGCGTAGGCCACGAGCTCGGCAGCCGTCGCCTGGGCTTCGTAACCCGACGTGACCCGTCCCCACAGGGACGAGCCTTCCTGGATGGCCTGTGCGGGGCGAGACGGGTCCACCGTAGGACGAATGCCCGGCTGGCAGGCACATAGGCACGCAACGAGTACGAGGGAGATTTTCTTCACACCTAACCCTCGCTTGCCCGTTCCTCCTTGGAGCGGGGGGCAAAAAGCCTGGCTGATTGTTATATTCCACAAGCAGGTAAGCGAATAACCACCTGCATCACAGGCCGATGCAGGCCCAACAGCATCGGGGCAGTGGCACTACAGAGCTGCTACGCCGAGGGCATCGCGGCGAATGGCGGCCTGATCCCGCTGGAGGTCCCATACCTTGAGACCGTCCAGGGTACCGCTCGAGCAGTAGCCCACGTTGTTGCACAGCCCGGAGAAGTACAGCAACCGGATCTGTCGCGCGAAGTAGAGCGGCCCGCCGTAATCGCTCACTCCGACGCGTTCGCCGTCGACGAACAGCTCAGAATTGCGAGGGCCCCAGGTCATTGCGATGTGATGCCAGGTATCCGCTGCCCAGGCATCCGTCGCCGGTACCCAGTCGATCCAGCGCCAGTTCGTCCCGTCATGGACCGCGAGGCCCAGGGCCGGCCGGCCGGATGAGGCACGGTTCTTTCGCAGGAGCAAAATCGCGTCATCGGCCGAGTTCGTCATGCCGGCAAGATAGCCGTTGCCCCGATCATCGCTCCACTCATAGGCGGGCCGATACCAGAACGTCACCGCACCCTGCGAGGGATTGAACGAGCGGGCATCGACGCTCAGCCGGTCCAGGCCCGTGCCGTCCCCGCCGTAGGGGGTCAGGACCGTCCCCTCCTCGACCTGGAGACCGTCCCACCAGGCAATACCCGTCTTGTTCCGGAAAATGGGATAGACATCCAGGTGGTCGCAGTTCGCCGTCCACATGAAAGAGACGCTCAGCCGCGTCCATTCGAAGGTTCCGGTGGGAGCCGCCATCCGCGAGGTCCCCCCGTAGCCCGCACTCGGGGTCCGCTGGTCGAGGTAGAGGCCGAAGTTGGCGTTGTCGGGGGCGCCGGAGATGTTCTGGCCCTTGACCCAGATGGACGCGGTGTAATACTTGCCGGCCTTGAAGGGGTAATAGGAAGGATAGTTGACGATGTGCGCGGTGGATCCGCCAGAGCGGTCCATCTTGAGGCTGTACTGGCCGAACAGCGCGTTCGCCGAATCCAGGGCGCAGACCGCCCCGGCCCCGGTCTGAGTCAGGCCGTCCGGAACGCCGTCCGCGTTGCTGTCCACCTCGAAGCTGGTGTTCTGGAGCGGCGAGAGCGAGTTGGAAGCGATGTTGACCCCGCTCTCCAGCACGATGCCGTTGCCGGTGCGCCCCGGGGCCGCCGTGACCCCCGCGCCCTCGTAGACGTTGGCGATGCCGTCGACGAGCAGGCGCCCCTGAGGCTGGTAGCCGGTGACATTGCTCCCCTCCTCCAGCTGGATCGCGTCCAAGTAGAAGGTCGAGCCGACGGTGCTGTGGCGGATCAGGAAAATCGCCTGCGAGGTCGAATAGCCGGCGGTGAAGGTCCAGGAATAGCGCTGCCAGGCCGTGGTCAGCGAGAAGTTCGAGCTGCTCTGCTCGGAGAACGGGGACTGGTAGTTGAAGGCGAGGGCCAGCGCCTCCCCGCCGACGGCCCCCCGGGCATAGACCGAGTAGGTGTAGGTCCGTCCCGCGACGAGCGTGATCGGAGCGCGGCCGTTCGAGCTGTCGTAGCCCTGGCCCAGCCACGAATCACCCGCGCCGGTCCGGTTGATGCGCAAGCTCTGACGCCCCTCGTAGGGGGACGCCGTCTCCACCGAGTAGCTGGCATTCACGGTGTTGTTCGTCCGCCAGTGGGTGGGAAGCGCGCTCCCCTCCTCGAACCCCGCGTTCCTGAGCAGGTTGCGGCCGGCGTCCCCCATCGCGAGGATGAAGGAATCGGCAGGCCCTGGCCTGACGGTCTGCACCGGGTCCAGGTTCAAGAGCAGGGCCTGACCGACGAGGGCCTCGACCTCGCGGACCCTGGCGGCGCCGATGCTGGCGGAAAGATCGCTCGCGACGTGGCCACCGGTGGTCGCATCCCGGCTCACCTTGCCGATGACCGCCGACGTCGCCAGGCCGAGGTGGTCCCAAAGGATCGAGACGGCCGTGGTCGTGGCCGAAAGCTGGACGCTGGCCCCCGAGATCGAGGTCCAGCCGCTCGCGTCGAACTGCACCAGGGTCCGCAGCCGGAAGGTGGAATTCGACGTCCCGCCCAGCGTCTTGGTGGATTCGAGCAGGTACGGCGACCCGAGGGTCGGGGTGAAGGTCCCGAGGGCCTGGACGGTGAAGGTGCCGTCCGGGGCGGTGATGCCCGTGCCCTTGGCCTGGAAGGTCGCGGGGTCGATGAGGGTCACGGTGGCGTTGGCCCGCACCTGGCCCGACGTCGCCTGGGTGGCGTATC is a window from the Pantanalinema sp. genome containing:
- a CDS encoding carbohydrate binding domain-containing protein encodes the protein MNSVRLILSLVLSALLVLACRPAPTTPAIAPAVSEAPLLHGEILLPEGYATQATSGQVRANATVTLIDPATFQAKGTGITAPDGTFTVQALGTFTPTLGSPYLLESTKTLGGTSNSTFRLRTLVQFDASGWTSISGASVQLSATTTAVSILWDHLGLATSAVIGKVSRDATTGGHVASDLSASIGAARVREVEALVGQALLLNLDPVQTVRPGPADSFILAMGDAGRNLLRNAGFEEGSALPTHWRTNNTVNASYSVETASPYEGRQSLRINRTGAGDSWLGQGYDSSNGRAPITLVAGRTYTYSVYARGAVGGEALALAFNYQSPFSEQSSSNFSLTTAWQRYSWTFTAGYSTSQAIFLIRHSTVGSTFYLDAIQLEEGSNVTGYQPQGRLLVDGIANVYEGAGVTAAPGRTGNGIVLESGVNIASNSLSPLQNTSFEVDSNADGVPDGLTQTGAGAVCALDSANALFGQYSLKMDRSGGSTAHIVNYPSYYPFKAGKYYTASIWVKGQNISGAPDNANFGLYLDQRTPSAGYGGTSRMAAPTGTFEWTRLSVSFMWTANCDHLDVYPIFRNKTGIAWWDGLQVEEGTVLTPYGGDGTGLDRLSVDARSFNPSQGAVTFWYRPAYEWSDDRGNGYLAGMTNSADDAILLLRKNRASSGRPALGLAVHDGTNWRWIDWVPATDAWAADTWHHIAMTWGPRNSELFVDGERVGVSDYGGPLYFARQIRLLYFSGLCNNVGYCSSGTLDGLKVWDLQRDQAAIRRDALGVAAL
- a CDS encoding LamG-like jellyroll fold domain-containing protein; this encodes MRKLRLALSLVIVALLAIGCRPTPLAVSTAVAPASQPVLTGQVLLPEGYGIQATAGQVRANATVTLIDPSTFQAKGTGITAPDGTFTVQALGTFTPTIGSLYLLESSKTLGGTSNSAFRLRTLVQFNAGGWTSVSGTAIQLSATTTAVAILWDHLSLGAADVIGKVSKDAVTGVHQQAGLTASVPELLVRSVESLVSQALLLNLDPVQIVRPGPDGAYRLSFADQSRNMLANAGFEEGGANPAPWRLNAAAGVATYSFETLSPHEGRQAMRFSATAAGDSWFGQGYNGADHRWPLKLEAGRAYTYSVYARGAAGGEKLALAFNYQDPFLEVRSDAFTLTTAWQRYSWTFTPAYSTPKAIALIRFGTGIGQTVGATCYADAAQLEEGAPTDFRPQGSLVLEGFANARESVGVTPVEGRSGTAVFIDRTVNQLANSSFERDSDADGIPDGMSRTAASIATYSLDVDALFHGRSLKIDKTTSGTAEYVKFNHAYTYEAGKTYTFSVWVKGKNVSGSQSSTDFGLYVDPYLPDASLSGVDVRHVAAPVGTFDWTQISLTHTFLNTCTAAALSPIFRNKTGTVWFDGFQVEQGPKATPYGGEPGHDRLTFDAYRYVNKRQGAIAFWYQPTYAWNEGDFKLLSIDGTNSPKWPVLYLAKLGETLTLRTHGGPGFDWDAPTTWTPASQPWKPGEWHHLAITWGPQGKDLYFDGEKVATGAFSGSINGASPLNLLSFACNEFLSVNVFSVVNPQGALDGLKVWDAQRSSVDIRRTYLGIAP
- a CDS encoding LamG-like jellyroll fold domain-containing protein, coding for MDPSRPAQAIQEGSSLWGRVTSGYEAQATAAELVAYATVTLLDASNTVVATGLTDASGAFGLNPFVSWTPTTNAVYVLDALKTFDKTNDRAALRFRTLVCWDGSKWRSLSGSTTSQGGGAGVILNAQTTALAAIKDLRAVAGTSLLDALNPSTGVFTPAGGVTATELATVTGLVSQALASNLDPVKWLTYTASDTTYRLQLQSGQGRQLFDLEDALSASGTGSTLVAGRDGGTAIAFSNALALFDGQIGGKGTAPGLMDSPIVVTVDRGGTVWVAEWKNHRIQKFAADGRFISTFGSFGTGAGQFDSPHGISLDPDGNFLTTELTNHRLQKFDANGNFLFGIGQGSRWTVAPGSVASGSLNSEFWNPSNGTIAPDGTLWVSDYLNYRVLRFSADGTALMQTLGSGLGTGPGQFKGPTGLAFAPNGDVYVCDRANNRIQRFSSAGSYLATIGAGVLTAPDDLKFDNAGNMWVSEFSTVATASRIVKFDSSGALLGAYGGLGYGNGQFRQPRGLSFGPDGKMWVVDYQNHRVQRLIPANAPAVFPAKGRFNATRGTISFWFKPNWNGDDGIDHCLVRVQGGTECNFGLHKFGNRLYFYVTAGVGDETKTRRIGFELPDTAALIKAGRWHHLAATWDGPTSDVRLFLDGRAAGGLSNDNPGATLNFGPGATLTVGADTNLNTPADSVFDRFQIRDAALSPEAIARAARGLVQE